The genomic interval TTGATAATGAAATAGCTATTCCTTTTTCTGTGGAACAAAATTATCCTAATCCGTTTACTGCTTCTACATATTTTTCATTCAAATTATACGAAACAACTGAAATAAGCCTAAAAGTATTTGATATTTACGCCCGCGAAGTTGCAACAGTAATAAATAATAAAATTTTACCCCCAGGCAAATATGTTGAATCGTTTTATGCAAAAAATAATAATATTAGTTCCGGTGTTTATTACTTTCTGTTTTCTACTCCACAAAAAACGATTACAAAAAAAATGATTTATATAAAATAGCTATTAATTAGTGCATCTAAGAAAACCTTTAAAATTTATAATTATGCTGTCATTTCGAACGCCTGCCTGTCCGGTAGGCAGGAAGTGAGAACTGCGAAGCTCTCACCGAAGGTAAATCTCATTCGACTGATACCCATTGTGTTATAAGATTTCTCCTTTCAGTCGAAATGACAATATAGAAGTTTTCTTATAAACTCTAATTAGTATTCTAACAAATAATTATGAGAAAAATTATTATAAATGTTACAATATTTTCAATTGCAATGGCTTTTCTTGAAAGCTCAGTGGTTGTTTATTTGCGGGAATTATATTATCCCGAAGGTTTTGACTTTCCATTGGTTTTTATGGAAAAACATATTGCTATAACAGAACTGTTAAGAGAAGCTTCTACAATAATCATGCTTATTTATCTTGGTATTTTGGCAGGAAAAACAATTTCTGAAAAATTTGCATATTTTCTTTATTCATTTGCCATTTGGGATATATTTTATTACGTATTTTTAAAGTTTTTATTAGGCTGGCCGGAGTCTATATTCACATGGGATCTTCTTTTTTTAATCCCGGTTGCATGGGTTGGTCCTGTTATTAGTCCTGTTATTATTTCTTTAACTATGATTATATTTGCTCAGGCAATAATTTATTTTAACCGAAAAAAAGAAAATGTAAAAATATTAAAAAATGAATGGTTGGTTTTAATTATTGGTTCATTAGTTGTAATAACTGCCTTTTGCTGGGATTTTACCAGATACTTTGTTCAACAATATTCTTTATCCGGATTTTTTAATTTAATTAAAAATGGTGAAATAATTGAGTTATCAGCAAATTATATTCCTATTACCTTTCCTTGGCTATTGTTTTGGATAGGAGAATTTATTATTCTTTTTGGAATTTTTAAATATATACGAAGGATATATATAAATTTAAAATAAAAACTTGTTTTTCGAAATAAGGCTATTCGGGTCAATTTTAGTTGCAATATTTACTGTATTGGCATCTTTAATTTTTTTAATTAATTCTTTTATTTGAATATCTGTTAATTCTCCGATTATTTGAATAAAATAATCAAAATTATTGAGTTCTTCAATAAAATAACCATTTTCACACCTGTTTGAGATTATATTAAATTGAATATCGTTTTCTTCATCATAATAAGAAAATAACGAAAACTTTTGAAGTTCCTGAAATTTTTTGTTTTCTATTTCAATATCATCTTTTCGAATAAAACTAAAATTTAACTTATTATTTAACAACCATACAAATCTATAATCATTTTCATGTGATGAAATACATATAAGTGAAAACTCATAAACAGGTTTTATTTTTAATTTGTGCTTTTTCATTAGAAAAATAAAGTTTGTGGGTTAATCAACAATCTATCTCAAATTTATGAAATACCTGAGATTTTTATATGCCAATTTTATCAATTGTTTCTTTTGCCGCATTTTGTTCAGCTTCTTTTTTAGAAGCTCCTGTGCCAGTGCCGGAAATTTCATTATCAATAAAAATATTTGATAAAAAAACAGGGAGATGTTTGATATCATTATTTTGTTGACTGGTTTCAAAACAAATTTTATGTTTTCCTTTTTGTGTCCATTCAAGAAGTTTGCTTTTATAATTTGTTTCTTCTGCCTTTAGTTTATTAATATCAATATATTTTTTAATTATTTTATTAATAACAAATTTTTGAGAAGTTTTGTAACCTTTATCAATGTATATTGCACCAATCAATGCTTCTAAAGCATTGCCAAAAAGTTGGTTGTTAATTAATATGATTTTATTATTAAGAGATACCAGTTCCTTAATTCCTAAATTATCGGCAAGTTTGCTTAAAAATTCCCCATTAACAATTTTTGAGCGCATTTTTGTTAAAAACCCTTCATTTTCATAAGGGAATTTTTTGTATAGATAATCCGCAATTACAGCATCAAGAATAGCATCTCCGAGGAATTCAAGCCTTTCATTATTTTTTGGTATTCCCTTTGAATTATATATATGGGAAGAACTGTGGGTTAAAGCTAATTTATATAATTCAATATTACCTGGGAAAAACCCAATAATTTTAACTAAAGATTTATAATAATCTTTATTCTTAGAAAAAAAAATGCAAGATAGAAATGTGAAATCTGAAAAAAAATTCAAACTAATTTTTGTGCTTTTTAAATATTACTGATGCATTATGTCCACCAAATCCGAAAGTATTGCTCATTGCATAATTAACAGTACGTTTCTGAGCTTTATTTGCTGTGTAATTAAGGTCTTTATTTAACCTTTCATCCAATTTATTAAGATTGATTGTAGGAGGAACAATGTCATTTATTGTGGATAATATAGCAGCTATAGCTTCAATTGATCCTGCTGCACCAAGCAAATGCCCGTGCATAGATTTTGTTGAACTAATATTCAATGTTTTAGCATGCTCTCCAAAAATTTGCTCTATTGCTTTAATTTCTGAAATATCCCCCAAAGGAGTAGCTGTGCCATGCACATTGATATAATCAATTTTGTCAGGTGAAATATTTGCATCACTTAGGGCATTTCTCATAACATTTAATGCACCTAATCCTTCAGGATGAGGGGCTGTAAGATGATGGGCATCGGCAGACATTCCGCCTCCAATAAGCTCTGCATAAATATGTGCGCCACGTTTTATAGCGTGTTCGTATTCTTCAAGTATTAATGCACCTGAACCTTCACCCATAACAAAACCATCTCTTGTTTCATCAAATGGACGGGAAGCCGTTTTGTATTCATCATTTTTTGTTGAAATTGCCTGCATAGAATTAAAACCACCCATTCCTGCAGGATTAATTGCTGCTTCTGACCCACCTGAAATAAAAATAATAGCTTTACCGAGCCTGATATAATTAAATGAATCAATTAATGCATTTGTTGATGATGCACAAGCTGATACAGTTGTAAAATTAGGACCTCTAAAACTATATTTCATTGAAATATGACCTGCCGTAATATCAGATATCATTTTAGGAATAAAAAAGGGACTAAATCTAGGTGTTCCATCACCGAGAACAAATCCCTTTGCTTCTTCAAAAAATGTATTAATACCACCAATTCCGGATCCCCATATAACGCCTGCTTTATCATGGTCGATTGATTCAAGGTCAAGATTTGAATCTTTAATTGCCTGTTCAGCTGCTACTAAAGCAAATTGAGAAAAAAGATCAATTTTTCTTAGTTCTTTTCTGTCAAAATGTTCTTGTGGGTTAAAGTTTTTAACTTCACAAGCAAATTTTGTCTTAAATTTTGAAGCATCAAAACGTGTAATTAAATCTGCTCCACTAACACCTTTTATCAGGTTATCCCAATGTTCAGACACACTATTCCCTAATGGAGTAAGAGCTCCAAGACCGGTTACAACTACCCGTTTCAATTCCATGATAATATGTTTTTTTGTTTTATTTAGCGTTTCCTTCAATATATGTTATTGCATCACCAACTGTTCCAATTTTTTCAGCTTGATCGTCAGGAATTGCAATATTAAATTCTTTTTCAAATTCCATGATTAACTCAACTGTATCAAGCGAATCAGCACCTAAATCATTAGTAAAACTAGCTTCAGGTACAACTTCGTTTTCATCAACTCCTAATTTGTCAACGATGATTGCTTTTACTCTTGATGAAATGTCAGACATAATTTTTAATTTTAAATTAATAAATAAATTTTACTTTGCAAAGAAATGAATTTAGCTAAAATAAAAAAAATAAAATATAATAAATTTTTATTCATTTCTTTTTAAAAATATTAACCTGTTCATATTACACAGGTTTAAGCAATATTTTTTTTGAGGTCTCGAGCGGATTCGAACCGCTGTCTATGGTTTTGCAGACCACCGCCTAGCCACTCGGCCACGAGACCTGAAATATTTTCGGACTGCAAATTTACAAAAATCTTTTTTATTTAAAGAAATTTATATTTTATCTTTTTAATGTAACACTTACTTTTTCAATTTTTCCTCCCATAGGAGGATTTATTTTTGATACTTTTATAGTAGCTTTTTCAATTCCTG from Bacteroidales bacterium carries:
- a CDS encoding IPExxxVDY family protein, producing the protein MKKHKLKIKPVYEFSLICISSHENDYRFVWLLNNKLNFSFIRKDDIEIENKKFQELQKFSLFSYYDEENDIQFNIISNRCENGYFIEELNNFDYFIQIIGELTDIQIKELIKKIKDANTVNIATKIDPNSLISKNKFLF
- the rnc gene encoding ribonuclease III, with translation MNFFSDFTFLSCIFFSKNKDYYKSLVKIIGFFPGNIELYKLALTHSSSHIYNSKGIPKNNERLEFLGDAILDAVIADYLYKKFPYENEGFLTKMRSKIVNGEFLSKLADNLGIKELVSLNNKIILINNQLFGNALEALIGAIYIDKGYKTSQKFVINKIIKKYIDINKLKAEETNYKSKLLEWTQKGKHKICFETSQQNNDIKHLPVFLSNIFIDNEISGTGTGASKKEAEQNAAKETIDKIGI
- the fabF gene encoding beta-ketoacyl-ACP synthase II, which codes for MELKRVVVTGLGALTPLGNSVSEHWDNLIKGVSGADLITRFDASKFKTKFACEVKNFNPQEHFDRKELRKIDLFSQFALVAAEQAIKDSNLDLESIDHDKAGVIWGSGIGGINTFFEEAKGFVLGDGTPRFSPFFIPKMISDITAGHISMKYSFRGPNFTTVSACASSTNALIDSFNYIRLGKAIIFISGGSEAAINPAGMGGFNSMQAISTKNDEYKTASRPFDETRDGFVMGEGSGALILEEYEHAIKRGAHIYAELIGGGMSADAHHLTAPHPEGLGALNVMRNALSDANISPDKIDYINVHGTATPLGDISEIKAIEQIFGEHAKTLNISSTKSMHGHLLGAAGSIEAIAAILSTINDIVPPTINLNKLDERLNKDLNYTANKAQKRTVNYAMSNTFGFGGHNASVIFKKHKN
- a CDS encoding acyl carrier protein is translated as MSDISSRVKAIIVDKLGVDENEVVPEASFTNDLGADSLDTVELIMEFEKEFNIAIPDDQAEKIGTVGDAITYIEGNAK